In a single window of the Pseudomonas oryzihabitans genome:
- a CDS encoding acyl-CoA dehydrogenase family protein — MHDIELTEEQRMIRDMARDFARREVAPHARAWEKAEWIDDAVVAQLGELGLLGMVVPEQWGGTYMDYVAYALAVEEISAGDGSLGALMSIHSSVGCGPLLRYGNAEQQDRWLPDLAAGKVIGCFCLTEPQAGSEAHNLRTRAVLEGDTWVLNGSKQFVSNGRRAGLAIVFAVTDPDLGKKGLSAFLVPTDTPGFRVERTEHKMGLRASDTCAVTLDNCRIPAANLLGERGKGLAIALSNLEGGRIGIAAQALGIARAAFEAALGYARERIQFDKAIIQHQSIANMLADMHTRLNAARLLILHAARLRTAGEPCLSEASQAKLFATETGEWVCSKAIQIHGGYGYLEDYPVEQYYRDIRITQIYEGSSEIQRLLITRELDRYEM, encoded by the coding sequence ATGCACGATATCGAACTCACCGAAGAACAACGCATGATCCGCGACATGGCGCGCGACTTCGCCCGCCGTGAGGTGGCGCCCCATGCCCGCGCCTGGGAAAAGGCCGAGTGGATCGACGACGCCGTGGTCGCCCAGCTGGGCGAGCTCGGCCTACTGGGCATGGTGGTGCCGGAGCAATGGGGCGGCACCTACATGGACTATGTCGCCTATGCCCTGGCCGTCGAGGAGATTTCCGCTGGCGATGGCAGCCTCGGCGCCCTGATGAGCATCCACAGCTCGGTGGGCTGCGGTCCCCTGCTACGCTACGGCAACGCCGAACAGCAGGATCGTTGGCTGCCCGACCTGGCCGCCGGCAAGGTCATCGGCTGCTTTTGCCTGACCGAACCCCAGGCCGGCTCCGAGGCCCACAACTTGCGCACCCGGGCCGTGCTGGAGGGCGACACCTGGGTGCTGAACGGCAGCAAGCAGTTCGTCAGCAACGGGCGCCGCGCGGGCCTGGCCATCGTCTTCGCGGTGACCGACCCGGACTTGGGCAAGAAGGGTCTATCGGCCTTCCTGGTGCCTACCGACACCCCCGGCTTTCGCGTCGAGCGCACCGAGCACAAGATGGGCCTGCGCGCCTCCGACACCTGCGCCGTCACCCTGGACAACTGCCGTATTCCGGCGGCCAATCTGCTGGGCGAGCGCGGCAAGGGCCTCGCCATCGCCCTCTCCAACCTGGAAGGCGGACGCATCGGCATCGCCGCCCAGGCCCTGGGGATCGCCCGCGCCGCCTTCGAGGCAGCCCTGGGCTATGCCCGCGAGCGCATCCAGTTCGACAAGGCCATCATCCAGCACCAGAGCATCGCCAACATGCTGGCCGACATGCACACCCGGCTCAACGCCGCGCGCCTGCTGATCCTGCATGCCGCGCGCCTGCGCACGGCCGGTGAGCCCTGCCTCAGCGAAGCCTCCCAGGCCAAGCTGTTCGCCACCGAGACGGGCGAATGGGTGTGCTCCAAGGCCATCCAGATCCATGGCGGCTATGGCTACCTGGAGGACTATCCGGTGGAGCAGTACTACCGCGATATCCGCATCACCCAGATCTACGAAGGCTCCAGTGAAATCCAGCGCTTGCTGATCACCCGGGAACTCGATCGCTACGAAATGTGA
- a CDS encoding universal stress protein: MASLLACIDGSPHAESVCDHTAWLSRRLDAPVTLLHVQESANSGKKVANGTPVYLDDDAGAGMAKALLLNARQRLLQQGLTSAPQILRRPEGLVDTLKTLEADTRLLVIGKRGERSGDSGIGGQLEAVVRAVHRPILVCSGPFKPPRQFTIAYDGREATHQGILALARSPLLTGMSGTLLRVGEDDPILRKRLEDLALLLRSAGCRVDTTVAHGDVERIVPRHLDERRADLLIMGAFSHSSVWRFLRGSRTTQLLHKTEVPMLLLR; encoded by the coding sequence ATGGCCTCCCTGCTCGCCTGCATCGATGGTTCTCCCCACGCCGAAAGCGTCTGCGACCACACCGCCTGGTTGTCGCGACGGCTGGATGCACCCGTCACTCTGCTCCATGTGCAGGAATCCGCTAATAGTGGCAAGAAGGTCGCCAACGGTACGCCGGTCTATCTCGACGATGACGCCGGTGCCGGGATGGCCAAGGCGCTGCTGCTCAATGCCCGCCAGCGGCTGTTGCAGCAGGGCCTGACCTCGGCGCCGCAGATCCTGCGTCGCCCGGAGGGGTTGGTCGATACCCTCAAGACCCTCGAAGCCGACACCCGGCTGCTGGTGATCGGCAAGCGCGGCGAACGCTCCGGGGACAGCGGTATCGGTGGACAGCTGGAAGCGGTGGTGCGCGCCGTGCATCGGCCGATCCTGGTGTGCTCGGGCCCCTTCAAGCCGCCGCGCCAGTTCACCATCGCCTACGACGGCCGCGAAGCGACCCACCAGGGCATCCTGGCCCTGGCACGCAGTCCGTTGCTGACCGGCATGAGTGGCACCCTGCTGCGGGTCGGCGAAGACGACCCGATCCTGCGCAAGCGCCTGGAAGACCTGGCGCTGCTGCTGCGCAGCGCCGGTTGCCGAGTGGATACCACGGTCGCCCATGGCGACGTGGAACGCATCGTCCCTCGCCATCTCGACGAACGCCGGGCAGACCTGCTCATCATGGGCGCCTTCAGCCATTCCTCGGTATGGCGCTTCCTGCGTGGCAGTCGCACCACCCAGCTGTTGCACAAGACCGAAGTGCCGATGTTGCTGCTGCGCTAG
- a CDS encoding ATP-dependent Clp protease proteolytic subunit gives MSTHVIHFTGPINSGSCGQLIAQCSQAVQQDASRILLKIATMGGDCSYGFTMYNFLLSLPVPVHTHNLGTVESMGNILFLAGEHRTASRHSKFLYHSFYWNLNNSVDHARMAEYAMCLDYDLDLYARIVAERTAGAVEALDIHSCLKANARLLSPEAALTTGVIHAVDECRVQPEEVTTFIHL, from the coding sequence ATGAGCACCCATGTCATTCATTTCACCGGTCCCATCAATTCCGGCAGCTGCGGCCAACTGATCGCCCAGTGCTCGCAGGCGGTGCAACAGGACGCCTCGCGCATCCTGCTCAAGATCGCCACCATGGGCGGCGACTGCAGCTATGGCTTCACGATGTACAACTTCCTGTTGTCCCTGCCGGTTCCAGTCCACACCCACAACCTGGGTACCGTCGAATCCATGGGCAACATCCTCTTTCTGGCCGGCGAGCACCGCACCGCCAGTCGTCACAGCAAGTTTCTCTACCATTCCTTCTATTGGAACCTGAACAACTCGGTGGACCATGCGCGCATGGCCGAATACGCCATGTGCCTGGACTACGACCTGGATCTCTATGCCCGTATCGTCGCCGAGCGCACCGCCGGTGCGGTCGAGGCCCTGGACATCCACAGCTGCCTGAAGGCCAACGCCCGGTTGCTGAGCCCGGAAGCAGCCCTGACCACGGGGGTGATCCATGCCGTGGATGAATGCCGGGTGCAGCCGGAAGAGGTCACCACCTTCATCCATCTCTGA